From a region of the Chrysemys picta bellii isolate R12L10 chromosome 7, ASM1138683v2, whole genome shotgun sequence genome:
- the LOC135972596 gene encoding transmembrane protein 179B-like isoform X3 gives MRNTNKGEFGGRCILYGSVDKNGMALALSHFSNISLCYFVTAISILIAVYCFAVLLYGIYSCCMDERRWDHTWLTVNLAISAVILFFLLVSACILRVGMDTLCSSILQTKLVKSCQEAQHTQWFPQYNAARFYNNLYSAEAAAWVNFFFWCLLMVLMLVQRRQEAPFQLLQRNDPEWSSETDAIFGARPQRP, from the exons GGGGAGTTTGGTGGCCGGTGTATCCTCTATGGGTCCGTAGACAAGAACGGGATGGCCCTCGCTCTGTCTCACTTCAGCAACATCTCCCTCTGTTACTTCGTCACTGCCATCTCCATCCTCATCGCTGTGTACTGCTTCGCAGTGCTGCTCTACGGCATCTACAGCTGCTGCATGGACGAGAGGAGGTG GGATCACACCTGGCTCACCGTGAACCTGGCAATCTCTGCTGTGATCCTTTTCTTCCTGCTGGTCTCGGCCTGCATCCTTCGGGTTGGGATGGACACTCTGTGCTCGTCCATCCTCCAAACCAAACTTGTGAAAAG CTGCCAAGAGGCCCAGCACACACAGTGGTTCCCACAGTATAATGCAGCAAGGTTCTACAACAATCTCTACAGTGCTGAG GCGGCTGCCTGGGTGAACTTCTTCTTCTGGTGTCTGCTGATGGTCCTGATGCTCGTGCAGCGCAGACAGGAAGCCCCGTTCCAGCTCCTGCAGCGCAACGACCCCGAGTGGAGCTCCGAGACAGACGCCATATTTGGTGCCCGGCCACAGAGGCCATGA
- the LOC135972596 gene encoding transmembrane protein 179B-like isoform X2, with protein sequence MRNTNKVGEENEEATEYKNGEFGGRCILYGSVDKNGMALALSHFSNISLCYFVTAISILIAVYCFAVLLYGIYSCCMDERRDHTWLTVNLAISAVILFFLLVSACILRVGMDTLCSSILQTKLVKSCQEAQHTQWFPQYNAARFYNNLYSAEAAAWVNFFFWCLLMVLMLVQRRQEAPFQLLQRNDPEWSSETDAIFGARPQRP encoded by the exons GGGGAGTTTGGTGGCCGGTGTATCCTCTATGGGTCCGTAGACAAGAACGGGATGGCCCTCGCTCTGTCTCACTTCAGCAACATCTCCCTCTGTTACTTCGTCACTGCCATCTCCATCCTCATCGCTGTGTACTGCTTCGCAGTGCTGCTCTACGGCATCTACAGCTGCTGCATGGACGAGAGGAG GGATCACACCTGGCTCACCGTGAACCTGGCAATCTCTGCTGTGATCCTTTTCTTCCTGCTGGTCTCGGCCTGCATCCTTCGGGTTGGGATGGACACTCTGTGCTCGTCCATCCTCCAAACCAAACTTGTGAAAAG CTGCCAAGAGGCCCAGCACACACAGTGGTTCCCACAGTATAATGCAGCAAGGTTCTACAACAATCTCTACAGTGCTGAG GCGGCTGCCTGGGTGAACTTCTTCTTCTGGTGTCTGCTGATGGTCCTGATGCTCGTGCAGCGCAGACAGGAAGCCCCGTTCCAGCTCCTGCAGCGCAACGACCCCGAGTGGAGCTCCGAGACAGACGCCATATTTGGTGCCCGGCCACAGAGGCCATGA
- the LOC135972596 gene encoding transmembrane protein 179B-like isoform X1, which produces MRNTNKVGEENEEATEYKNGEFGGRCILYGSVDKNGMALALSHFSNISLCYFVTAISILIAVYCFAVLLYGIYSCCMDERRWDHTWLTVNLAISAVILFFLLVSACILRVGMDTLCSSILQTKLVKSCQEAQHTQWFPQYNAARFYNNLYSAEAAAWVNFFFWCLLMVLMLVQRRQEAPFQLLQRNDPEWSSETDAIFGARPQRP; this is translated from the exons GGGGAGTTTGGTGGCCGGTGTATCCTCTATGGGTCCGTAGACAAGAACGGGATGGCCCTCGCTCTGTCTCACTTCAGCAACATCTCCCTCTGTTACTTCGTCACTGCCATCTCCATCCTCATCGCTGTGTACTGCTTCGCAGTGCTGCTCTACGGCATCTACAGCTGCTGCATGGACGAGAGGAGGTG GGATCACACCTGGCTCACCGTGAACCTGGCAATCTCTGCTGTGATCCTTTTCTTCCTGCTGGTCTCGGCCTGCATCCTTCGGGTTGGGATGGACACTCTGTGCTCGTCCATCCTCCAAACCAAACTTGTGAAAAG CTGCCAAGAGGCCCAGCACACACAGTGGTTCCCACAGTATAATGCAGCAAGGTTCTACAACAATCTCTACAGTGCTGAG GCGGCTGCCTGGGTGAACTTCTTCTTCTGGTGTCTGCTGATGGTCCTGATGCTCGTGCAGCGCAGACAGGAAGCCCCGTTCCAGCTCCTGCAGCGCAACGACCCCGAGTGGAGCTCCGAGACAGACGCCATATTTGGTGCCCGGCCACAGAGGCCATGA
- the LOC101934229 gene encoding transmembrane protein 179B, with protein sequence MAVSALQLGELALHGAAFLCGVVCASALTVTQGEFGGRCILYGSVDKNGTALALSHFSNISLCYFVTAISILIAVYCFAVLLYGIYSCCMDERRWDHTWLTVNLAISAVILFFLLVSACILRVGMDTLCSSILQTKLVKSCQEAQHTQWFPQYNAARFYDNLYSAEAAAWVNFFFWCLLMVLMLVQRRQEAPFQLLQRNDPEWSSETDAIFGARPQ encoded by the exons ATGGCGGTGTCCGCGCTGCAGctgggggaattggccctgcacGGAGCTGCCTTCCTCTGCGGGGTGGTCTGCGCCTCGGCCCTGACTGTCACCCAG GGGGAGTTTGGTGGCCGGTGTATCCTCTATGGGTCCGTAGACAAGAACGGGACGGCCCTCGCTCTGTCTCACTTCAGCAACATCTCCCTCTGTTACTTCGTCACTGCCATCTCCATCCTCATCGCTGTGTACTGCTTCGCAGTGCTGCTCTACGGCATCTACAGCTGCTGCATGGACGAGAGGAGGTG GGATCACACCTGGCTCACCGTGAACCTGGCAATCTCTGCTGTGATCCTTTTCTTCCTGCTGGTCTCGGCCTGCATCCTTCGGGTTGGGATGGACACTCTGTGCTCGTCCATCCTCCAAACCAAACTTGTGAAAAG CTGCCAAGAGGCCCAGCACACACAGTGGTTCCCACAGTATAATGCAGCAAGGTTCTACGACAATCTCTACAGTGCTGAG GCGGCTGCCTGGGTGAACTTCTTCTTCTGGTGTCTGCTGATGGTCCTGATGCTCGTGCAGCGCAGACAGGAAGCCCCGTTCCAGCTCCTGCAGCGCAACGACCCCGAGTGGAGCTCCGAGACAGACGCCATCTTTGGTGCCCGGCCACAG